Proteins co-encoded in one Streptomyces sp. NBC_01283 genomic window:
- a CDS encoding antibiotic biosynthesis monooxygenase, with protein MSDQPVTPVPPFEPPYYAVVFTSLRTEAEVEAEAEAGDEGEAQAQDADGYDATGARMDELVASVPGFLGMDSARTPGGLGITVGYFRDEDAIEQWRGNAEHRTAQKRGRGEWYEKYVVHVAKVERSHGFERRDDHVRG; from the coding sequence ATGAGTGATCAGCCCGTCACACCTGTCCCCCCGTTCGAACCTCCTTACTACGCCGTCGTGTTCACCTCACTGAGGACCGAGGCCGAAGTCGAAGCCGAAGCCGAAGCCGGAGACGAAGGCGAAGCCCAAGCCCAAGACGCCGACGGCTACGACGCGACCGGAGCCCGTATGGACGAGCTCGTCGCCTCCGTGCCCGGCTTCCTGGGGATGGACTCCGCGCGGACGCCCGGCGGTCTCGGCATCACCGTCGGGTACTTCCGGGACGAGGACGCGATCGAGCAGTGGCGCGGCAACGCCGAGCACCGCACGGCCCAGAAGCGCGGGCGCGGCGAGTGGTACGAGAAGTACGTCGTCCATGTGGCCAAGGTGGAGCGGAGCCACGGCTTCGAGCGGAGGGACGACCATGTGCGGGGGTGA
- a CDS encoding PAS domain-containing protein yields MSSRPSRGAARLAAILDALPDALVLVNANGTVVNANAIALEAFETPGTALVGRGLLDLLPEFDSRLIPGSMRRPEAVDERGRTKPTRMTARRTDGSEFPVEVTSSNLEDIRDAYDNYGYTGDELLMLVVRDLSGAVDTEAELARSQRQTEMILRAAAEGVVGTDTDGRVVLVNPAAAQILGFRASDLGGQELHHLVLHSRADGEPFPYEESPLADTLRSGRKHRVRGQVLWSKSGDRVAVDLTTAPVRDGDQLVGAVMTFTDRRPYDALAEEHEAAIAQHAAEMQAATERRTEELRAATERHAAELAAAAEQRAEEIAAEQERYAALAEREKDRFEELAEREKARYDALAARHEQLLAVLGSSLRGPLDELRRELSALAADDAGQLWPEANQVLHHLSAGYARITTLVDNVLGFQLLDSGTEQLSRVKVMLDAVVASGVEGAVELIGPGRAQFAVHAPPIEVEVDPGRLATALAHLVADVAGIDATGNARAGAAPSAVAAGGYVDSTVVVAAAQRGEVVRIEVRGPYAGGDPVHEPIVRGIVRAHGGVLQTHEVPGMSGTAYVLEVPIGAGGGTVSVAAAGAGSGAEVTDGSVGSSVVVPAQASPATGGGRRRARRAAGPSVDSFLESSGSEGATSGGGTSGGGTAAGAAGASPSGTGRRRGRRAAEADAAEAAAAQVAEAAASVAPDAPVRGEGAQPSAVPSGAPAGVPSGGTGRRRGRPSAAEDAAGAAGSAGSVGSVVTAAEHAAGSAALGQAVPPQGVPVPAGGVAPAASGQRARRNDEQLALPPALPSGGGGQEGVAAGGSGVGGSGVGGSGVGTAVAVAGPGGSAGDAGEASPRPTGRRRRALAAAKERAAAEEAPSGRVFALPPASADQDDTGQHEAALHHPADDHTPPQPHPAEAPTGRRRSRPAQGQVPGQVAEQGQVPGQVAEQGQVPGPGQVPGQGQVPGQGPTPVPAAAGPAGDAQGTPPAGVPSRPTTYAEGTPARGVHTPGRGVALPPERGTQGGRAAQPLPAEAAPGDPNSTQGRAISVRTLGQGVPFGQQIAEQQQRRLGLQQGQAPAAPGAAPQAPQPPLPPQAPPAQQAPQQPQPQGPAQAQPSAPASDAAQQPTAGPLPEQAPAQPAAQGQAQGQGQGQGQGQGQAQSTLGGSVGGSGRRRRLSTPPAPAGDDRSEAAARPHPQAQAHPQSRIASSSEGTGRSYAIGAPDEDADEGPEPLDGPGGAVEVANRPQPQPMDDELPPEPLDNPRRLLVWPAPDVTTQQALSDRGYRPVIVNSREEVDAQIAAFPAALFVDPLTGPITRTALQSLRTAAVAAEVPVLVTAGLGQATREAAYGADPAVLLKALAPRDSEQHPPRVLLIEEHEEIALALTATLERRGMQVARAESDADAVTLAAQMRPNLVVMDLMQVRRRRAGIIDWLRANGQLNRTPLVVYTAAVDQTELPRLAAGETVLFLAERSTSTEVQGRIVDLLAKIGTN; encoded by the coding sequence GTGAGCAGCAGGCCATCCCGAGGCGCTGCTCGCCTCGCAGCCATACTCGACGCGCTCCCGGACGCGCTGGTCCTCGTGAACGCGAACGGGACCGTCGTGAACGCGAACGCCATCGCGCTGGAGGCGTTCGAGACGCCCGGCACCGCACTCGTGGGCCGCGGGCTCCTCGATCTGTTGCCGGAGTTCGACTCCCGGCTCATTCCCGGATCGATGCGCAGGCCCGAGGCCGTCGACGAGCGCGGGCGGACCAAGCCGACGCGGATGACCGCGCGGCGCACGGACGGCAGCGAGTTCCCCGTCGAGGTCACCAGCTCGAACCTCGAGGACATCCGGGACGCGTACGACAATTACGGCTACACCGGCGACGAGTTGCTCATGCTCGTCGTACGCGACCTTTCGGGCGCCGTGGACACCGAGGCCGAACTCGCGCGTTCCCAGCGGCAGACCGAGATGATCCTGCGCGCCGCCGCCGAAGGCGTCGTCGGCACGGACACCGACGGACGCGTCGTCCTCGTCAATCCGGCCGCCGCGCAGATACTGGGCTTCCGGGCCAGCGACCTGGGCGGCCAGGAACTGCACCATCTGGTGCTCCACTCCCGCGCCGACGGCGAGCCCTTCCCCTACGAGGAGTCCCCGCTCGCCGACACGCTCCGTTCGGGGCGCAAGCACCGGGTGCGCGGGCAGGTCCTGTGGTCCAAGAGCGGCGACCGGGTCGCGGTCGACCTGACGACGGCCCCTGTGCGGGACGGCGATCAGCTCGTCGGCGCGGTCATGACGTTCACCGACCGGCGCCCCTACGACGCGCTGGCCGAGGAGCACGAGGCCGCGATCGCGCAGCACGCGGCGGAGATGCAGGCCGCGACCGAGCGGCGCACGGAGGAGCTGCGGGCCGCGACCGAGCGGCATGCCGCCGAACTGGCCGCCGCCGCCGAGCAGCGCGCGGAGGAGATCGCCGCCGAGCAGGAACGGTACGCGGCGCTCGCCGAGCGCGAGAAGGACCGGTTCGAGGAGCTCGCAGAGCGCGAGAAGGCGCGGTACGACGCGCTGGCCGCGCGGCACGAGCAGCTGCTTGCCGTGCTCGGTTCGTCGTTGCGGGGTCCGCTCGACGAGCTGCGGCGCGAGCTGTCGGCCCTCGCGGCCGATGACGCCGGGCAGTTGTGGCCCGAGGCGAACCAGGTCCTTCACCATCTTTCCGCCGGGTACGCGCGCATCACCACGCTTGTCGACAATGTGCTGGGTTTCCAGTTGCTCGACTCGGGCACGGAGCAGCTCTCCCGCGTGAAGGTCATGCTCGACGCGGTCGTCGCGAGCGGCGTGGAGGGCGCGGTCGAGCTGATCGGGCCCGGACGCGCGCAGTTCGCGGTGCACGCGCCGCCGATCGAGGTCGAGGTGGACCCGGGGCGGCTCGCCACGGCGCTCGCCCACCTGGTCGCCGACGTGGCCGGGATCGACGCCACGGGCAACGCGCGTGCCGGTGCGGCCCCTTCGGCCGTGGCCGCCGGTGGGTACGTGGACTCGACCGTGGTCGTCGCCGCTGCTCAGCGCGGTGAGGTCGTACGCATCGAGGTGCGGGGGCCGTACGCCGGGGGAGACCCGGTGCACGAACCGATCGTCCGGGGCATCGTGCGGGCGCACGGCGGTGTGCTGCAGACGCATGAGGTGCCGGGGATGAGCGGCACTGCGTACGTTCTTGAGGTGCCGATCGGTGCGGGGGGCGGCACGGTCTCTGTTGCCGCCGCGGGTGCTGGTTCTGGTGCCGAGGTGACGGACGGGTCTGTCGGGTCTTCGGTCGTGGTGCCGGCGCAGGCGTCGCCCGCCACGGGTGGCGGTCGGCGCCGGGCCCGGCGGGCTGCCGGTCCCTCGGTCGACTCGTTCCTGGAGAGTTCGGGCTCCGAGGGTGCTACTTCGGGGGGCGGAACTTCTGGAGGCGGGACCGCGGCGGGTGCTGCCGGGGCTTCGCCCAGCGGGACCGGGCGGCGGCGTGGGCGGCGTGCGGCGGAGGCCGACGCGGCGGAGGCCGCGGCGGCTCAGGTCGCCGAGGCCGCGGCGTCGGTTGCTCCGGATGCACCCGTGCGGGGCGAGGGTGCGCAGCCCTCCGCCGTGCCTTCCGGTGCGCCTGCGGGTGTGCCTTCCGGTGGTACTGGGCGACGGCGTGGGCGGCCCAGCGCCGCCGAGGATGCCGCGGGGGCCGCTGGGTCTGCTGGGTCCGTCGGCTCCGTGGTGACCGCGGCCGAGCATGCCGCCGGGTCCGCGGCTCTGGGGCAAGCGGTTCCGCCGCAGGGCGTGCCGGTTCCCGCCGGTGGGGTGGCTCCTGCCGCTTCCGGCCAGCGGGCGCGACGGAACGACGAGCAGTTGGCGTTGCCGCCCGCTCTGCCTTCGGGTGGTGGCGGGCAGGAGGGTGTTGCCGCCGGGGGTTCCGGGGTCGGAGGTTCCGGGGTCGGAGGTTCCGGGGTCGGGACGGCTGTGGCTGTCGCCGGGCCGGGTGGCTCCGCCGGTGATGCGGGCGAGGCCTCGCCCCGTCCGACGGGGCGGCGTCGCCGTGCGCTGGCCGCGGCCAAGGAGCGGGCCGCTGCCGAGGAGGCTCCCAGCGGGCGCGTCTTCGCGCTGCCGCCCGCCTCCGCCGACCAGGACGACACGGGGCAGCACGAAGCGGCCCTGCACCACCCGGCCGACGACCACACCCCGCCGCAGCCGCACCCCGCGGAGGCGCCGACGGGCCGCCGCCGGTCGCGTCCGGCCCAGGGGCAGGTGCCGGGGCAGGTTGCGGAGCAGGGGCAGGTTCCGGGGCAGGTTGCTGAGCAGGGGCAGGTTCCCGGACCGGGGCAGGTACCCGGGCAGGGGCAGGTTCCCGGGCAAGGGCCGACGCCGGTGCCCGCAGCCGCCGGGCCTGCGGGGGACGCGCAGGGCACCCCGCCCGCCGGTGTTCCCTCGCGGCCCACCACGTACGCCGAAGGCACTCCGGCGCGGGGCGTCCACACGCCCGGCAGGGGTGTCGCGCTGCCGCCCGAGCGCGGGACCCAGGGTGGGCGGGCCGCGCAGCCGCTGCCCGCCGAGGCCGCGCCCGGTGACCCCAACTCGACGCAGGGGCGCGCGATCAGCGTGCGCACGCTCGGGCAGGGCGTGCCGTTCGGCCAGCAGATCGCCGAGCAGCAGCAGCGCCGTCTCGGGCTGCAGCAGGGCCAGGCTCCGGCCGCCCCGGGGGCAGCACCTCAGGCACCGCAGCCTCCGCTGCCCCCGCAGGCGCCCCCGGCTCAGCAGGCTCCTCAGCAGCCGCAGCCCCAGGGACCGGCCCAGGCCCAGCCCTCCGCTCCCGCCTCCGACGCCGCGCAGCAGCCCACCGCTGGCCCGCTCCCGGAGCAGGCGCCCGCGCAGCCCGCGGCTCAGGGGCAGGCGCAGGGGCAGGGGCAGGGGCAGGGGCAGGGGCAGGGGCAGGCGCAGTCCACCCTCGGCGGTTCCGTCGGCGGCTCGGGACGGCGCCGTAGGCTCTCCACTCCCCCCGCCCCGGCGGGCGACGACCGCTCCGAGGCCGCGGCCCGCCCGCACCCCCAGGCGCAGGCCCACCCGCAGTCCCGGATCGCGTCCTCCTCGGAGGGCACAGGACGCTCGTACGCGATCGGCGCACCGGACGAGGACGCCGACGAGGGCCCGGAGCCGCTGGACGGCCCCGGCGGTGCGGTCGAGGTCGCCAACCGGCCCCAGCCGCAGCCCATGGACGACGAACTGCCGCCCGAGCCGCTGGACAACCCGCGCCGCCTCCTCGTCTGGCCCGCGCCCGACGTCACCACGCAGCAGGCGCTGAGCGACCGCGGCTACCGTCCCGTCATCGTGAACTCCCGCGAAGAGGTCGACGCCCAGATCGCGGCCTTCCCCGCGGCCCTGTTCGTGGACCCGCTGACCGGACCGATCACGCGTACGGCCCTGCAGTCGCTGCGCACCGCCGCCGTGGCCGCCGAGGTTCCCGTGCTCGTCACGGCGGGACTCGGCCAGGCGACGCGCGAGGCCGCGTACGGCGCCGACCCCGCCGTACTCCTGAAGGCCCTCGCGCCCCGCGACAGCGAGCAGCACCCGCCGCGCGTCCTGCTCATCGAGGAGCACGAGGAGATCGCGCTCGCCCTGACCGCGACGCTCGAACGGCGTGGCATGCAGGTCGCGCGGGCCGAGAGCGACGCGGACGCGGTGACGCTCGCGGCGCAGATGCGGCCGAACCTGGTGGTGATGGACCTGATGCAGGTGCGTCGCCGCAGGGCCGGGATCATCGACTGGCTGCGCGCGAACGGCCAGTTGAACCGCACCCCGCTCGTCGTCTACACCGCCGCCGTCGACCAGACGGAGCTGCCCCGGCTCGCGGCGGGGGAGACGGTGCTGTTCCTCGCGGAGCGGTCGACGAGCACCGAGGTGCAGGGCCGCATCGTGGATCTGCTCGCGAAGATCGGCACGAACTAG
- a CDS encoding ATP-binding cassette domain-containing protein, whose translation MTTSNSTAAAGSQPVAAVAAVTAVTVKYGSTVALDDVSLEFPSGVTGLLGPNGAGKSTLLSLLSTARRPKSGSVTLLGDEAPGRARVQRIRQRIGVLPQSFGFYPRFTVLEFTEYAAWLRKVPAAQRRERARDALRLVQMEKHADRRMGALSGGMLRRVGIAQAMVNEPSLVLLDEPTVGLDPAQRVGFRGLIQELGERAAVVMSTHLAEDVAHVCDRVAVLLEGSVRFTGTVAELCALPGGGAPGADGENGKEIDGGAVEAGYLHLAGTEAVAT comes from the coding sequence GTGACCACCAGCAACAGCACCGCCGCGGCCGGCTCCCAGCCGGTCGCGGCGGTCGCGGCCGTGACCGCCGTGACCGTCAAGTACGGCTCCACGGTCGCCCTCGACGACGTATCCCTAGAGTTTCCCTCCGGGGTCACCGGGCTGCTCGGCCCCAACGGGGCGGGGAAGAGCACCCTGTTGTCCCTCCTGAGCACGGCACGCAGACCCAAGTCCGGGTCGGTCACCCTCCTCGGCGACGAAGCGCCCGGCCGGGCGCGGGTGCAGCGGATCCGGCAGCGGATCGGGGTGCTCCCGCAGTCCTTCGGGTTCTATCCCCGTTTCACCGTCCTGGAGTTCACCGAGTACGCGGCCTGGCTGCGCAAGGTGCCCGCCGCTCAGCGGCGCGAGCGGGCCCGCGACGCGCTGCGCCTCGTACAGATGGAGAAGCACGCCGACCGCAGGATGGGCGCGCTGTCCGGCGGCATGCTGCGCCGCGTCGGGATCGCCCAGGCCATGGTCAACGAACCGTCCCTGGTTCTCCTCGACGAACCGACCGTCGGCCTCGACCCGGCCCAGCGCGTCGGATTCCGCGGTCTGATCCAGGAGTTGGGCGAGCGGGCGGCCGTGGTGATGAGCACCCACCTCGCCGAGGACGTCGCCCACGTGTGCGACCGGGTCGCCGTACTCCTCGAAGGGTCGGTCCGCTTCACGGGGACGGTCGCCGAGCTGTGCGCGCTGCCGGGCGGGGGCGCGCCGGGCGCGGACGGCGAGAACGGCAAGGAGATCGACGGGGGAGCCGTGGAAGCCGGGTATCTGCATCTGGCGGGGACGGAAGCGGTGGCCACCTGA
- a CDS encoding SSI family serine proteinase inhibitor, with amino-acid sequence MFAYPVSRTQWSPVMLRRLVLTAAASVAALSAAPVVAHADMGPLPLPTPVTGPSPDRLTVTVTDAGDGRDGTFELECHPTGGTHPQAEDACARLDEGTWGTDIFAPAPAGANCTMQYGGPATARITGTWHGRPVDATYNRSNGCEISRWNKLVPVLPDANA; translated from the coding sequence GTGTTCGCGTACCCGGTATCCCGCACCCAGTGGAGCCCCGTCATGCTGCGCCGCCTCGTCCTCACCGCCGCCGCGTCCGTCGCCGCGCTGTCCGCCGCCCCCGTCGTCGCCCACGCCGACATGGGGCCCCTGCCCCTGCCGACGCCGGTCACCGGGCCGAGCCCCGACCGGCTCACGGTGACGGTCACCGATGCCGGGGACGGACGTGACGGAACGTTCGAGCTGGAATGCCACCCGACGGGCGGCACCCACCCGCAGGCGGAGGACGCGTGCGCGAGGCTCGACGAGGGCACCTGGGGCACTGACATCTTCGCGCCCGCGCCGGCCGGCGCGAACTGCACCATGCAGTACGGCGGCCCCGCCACCGCGCGCATCACCGGAACCTGGCACGGGCGGCCCGTCGACGCGACGTACAACCGCAGCAACGGATGCGAGATCTCCCGGTGGAACAAGCTCGTCCCGGTGCTGCCCGACGCGAACGCGTGA
- the sigJ gene encoding RNA polymerase sigma factor SigJ, whose protein sequence is MSLTVQDVDRFEAAMPRLEAIAYRLLGSASDAEDAVQDTFLRWQAADVDHIEVPEAWLTKVLTNLCLNQLTSARARRETYVGQWLPEPLLAGDPMLGPADTAEQRESLSYAVLRLMESLSPDERVVYVLREAFGYRHREIAEILDITESAGQQLFHRAKKRVAEGKTRTTEIDEATAMRIVEEFLAAATSGRTEPLVRLLTADAVAIGDGGGKIPARAKAFEGAVAVAKFMRGLFKPSEAKRAYVGGSPEAHITTANGAPAIVAVIGGRVVGIMCLEITADGIAAFHNQVNPDKLERATRRWAEADHGEPALREAF, encoded by the coding sequence ATGTCTCTGACCGTGCAGGACGTCGACCGTTTCGAGGCGGCCATGCCCCGCCTTGAGGCCATCGCCTACCGCCTCCTCGGCTCGGCGAGCGACGCGGAGGACGCCGTGCAGGACACCTTCCTGCGCTGGCAGGCCGCCGACGTCGACCACATCGAGGTACCCGAGGCCTGGCTGACGAAGGTCCTCACCAACCTGTGCCTCAACCAGCTCACCTCGGCCCGCGCCCGCCGCGAGACCTACGTGGGCCAGTGGCTCCCCGAGCCGCTGCTCGCCGGGGACCCGATGCTCGGCCCCGCGGACACCGCCGAGCAGCGCGAATCACTGTCGTACGCGGTCCTCAGGCTCATGGAGAGTCTCTCGCCCGACGAGCGCGTGGTGTACGTGCTGCGGGAGGCCTTCGGCTACCGGCACCGGGAGATCGCCGAGATTCTCGACATCACCGAGTCCGCGGGTCAGCAGCTTTTCCACCGCGCCAAGAAGCGCGTCGCGGAGGGCAAGACCCGTACCACCGAGATCGACGAGGCCACGGCCATGCGGATCGTCGAGGAGTTCCTCGCGGCCGCCACCAGCGGCCGGACCGAGCCGCTGGTGCGGCTGCTCACCGCGGACGCCGTCGCGATCGGCGACGGCGGCGGGAAGATCCCGGCCCGCGCCAAGGCGTTCGAGGGCGCCGTCGCGGTCGCGAAGTTCATGCGGGGCCTGTTCAAGCCGAGCGAGGCCAAGCGCGCCTACGTCGGCGGCTCCCCCGAGGCCCACATCACGACCGCCAACGGCGCCCCCGCCATCGTGGCGGTCATCGGCGGCCGGGTCGTCGGCATCATGTGCCTGGAGATCACCGCCGACGGCATCGCGGCGTTCCACAACCAGGTCAACCCCGACAAGCTCGAACGCGCGACCCGGCGGTGGGCGGAAGCCGACCACGGTGAGCCCGCGCTGCGCGAGGCCTTCTGA
- a CDS encoding NAD(P)/FAD-dependent oxidoreductase, with translation MQQHQTSRQHRIIVIGAGYTGAIAAGRLAKRLRREDVAITLVNAEPDFVERVRMHQLAVGQDLAPRPFSEMFAGTGVELKLAKVTAVDVDGKTVTFTSGEATEELPYDTLVYALGSGWNAQGVPGTAEHAHEIAGRPGALRLRERLAGLDAGESVVVVGGGLTGLEAATEIAEARPDLDVALAARGELGDWLSPKGRGHVRKVFAGLGITAHEQAAVTGVRADHVTTADGGTIPAAVTVWTTGFAVHPIARATTLEVTDSGQIVVDRTMRSVSHPDVYAVGDAAMAMGPGDKPLRMSCATGTPMAWQAADAIAARLTGGKIPKTPIRYFNQCISLGRRNGLIQYVTADDRSVKAALTGRLAALYKELICKGAAWAVAHPMTGMPTRPRPVITPRPQPHATTPAKATA, from the coding sequence ATGCAGCAGCACCAGACCTCGCGGCAGCACCGGATCATCGTCATCGGAGCCGGATACACCGGAGCCATCGCCGCCGGACGCCTCGCCAAGCGGCTGCGCCGCGAGGACGTGGCCATCACCCTCGTCAACGCCGAGCCCGACTTCGTCGAGCGCGTCCGCATGCACCAGCTGGCGGTCGGCCAGGACCTGGCGCCGCGCCCCTTCAGCGAGATGTTCGCGGGCACCGGCGTCGAGCTGAAGCTCGCCAAGGTCACCGCCGTCGACGTGGACGGCAAGACGGTCACGTTCACGAGCGGCGAGGCGACCGAGGAACTTCCGTACGACACCCTGGTCTACGCCCTCGGCAGCGGCTGGAACGCGCAGGGCGTCCCCGGCACCGCCGAGCACGCCCACGAGATCGCGGGCCGCCCCGGGGCGCTCCGGCTGCGCGAGCGCCTGGCCGGCCTGGACGCCGGGGAGAGCGTGGTCGTCGTCGGCGGCGGCCTCACCGGCCTGGAGGCCGCGACCGAGATCGCCGAGGCCCGCCCCGACCTCGACGTCGCCCTCGCCGCCCGCGGCGAACTCGGCGACTGGCTCTCGCCCAAGGGCCGCGGCCACGTCCGGAAGGTCTTCGCCGGGCTCGGCATCACCGCACACGAGCAGGCCGCCGTCACCGGCGTCCGGGCGGACCACGTCACCACCGCCGACGGCGGGACCATCCCGGCCGCGGTCACCGTATGGACCACCGGCTTCGCGGTGCACCCGATCGCGCGGGCCACCACCCTGGAGGTCACCGACAGCGGCCAGATCGTGGTGGACCGGACCATGCGCTCGGTCTCGCACCCGGACGTGTACGCGGTCGGCGACGCCGCCATGGCGATGGGCCCCGGCGACAAGCCGCTGCGGATGTCGTGCGCCACGGGCACCCCCATGGCCTGGCAGGCCGCCGACGCCATCGCGGCCCGCCTGACCGGCGGAAAGATCCCGAAGACGCCGATCCGCTACTTCAACCAGTGCATCTCGCTGGGCCGCAGGAACGGACTGATCCAGTACGTCACCGCCGACGACCGCTCGGTCAAGGCCGCCCTGACGGGCAGGCTCGCCGCCCTCTACAAGGAACTGATCTGCAAGGGCGCGGCCTGGGCCGTCGCCCACCCGATGACAGGAATGCCGACCCGCCCCCGCCCGGTCATCACCCCCCGGCCCCAGCCCCACGCGACCACCCCGGCCAAGGCCACGGCCTGA
- a CDS encoding amidohydrolase family protein, protein MCGGDAEAAGGGVGEGEARAVRDFWERLGLPGLIDVHTHFMPERVLAKVWDYFDSAGPLTGVKWPIAYRHEEEQRLALLRGFGVLAFTSMIYPHKPGMAEWLNGWAVDFARRTDGCLHTATFFPEPGVEAYVRDAVDAGARIFKSHVQVGGYDPNDPALTAVWGLLAEAGIPIVVHCGSGPAPGKHTGPEPIGRLLARHPRLRLVVAHMGMPEYADFLDIAERYGEVRLDTTLMFTDFSEGLAPFPRAELPRLADLGGRILLGSDFPNIPYAYVHQLHALERLGLGDDWLRAVCHGNAAGLFGLPAGRL, encoded by the coding sequence ATGTGCGGGGGTGACGCCGAGGCGGCCGGAGGCGGTGTCGGGGAAGGCGAGGCCAGGGCCGTCCGCGACTTCTGGGAGCGGCTCGGGCTGCCCGGACTCATCGACGTGCACACGCACTTCATGCCCGAGCGCGTCCTCGCCAAGGTGTGGGACTACTTCGACTCCGCCGGACCGCTGACCGGCGTGAAGTGGCCCATCGCCTACCGGCACGAGGAGGAGCAACGGCTCGCGCTGCTGCGGGGGTTCGGCGTCCTCGCCTTCACCTCGATGATCTATCCGCACAAGCCGGGCATGGCGGAGTGGCTCAACGGCTGGGCCGTCGACTTCGCCCGCCGGACGGACGGCTGCCTGCACACGGCGACCTTCTTTCCCGAGCCGGGAGTCGAGGCGTATGTGCGCGACGCCGTCGATGCCGGGGCCCGGATCTTCAAGTCCCATGTCCAGGTGGGTGGTTACGACCCGAACGACCCCGCGCTCACGGCCGTCTGGGGGCTTCTCGCCGAGGCCGGCATCCCGATCGTGGTGCACTGCGGGTCCGGGCCAGCGCCGGGCAAGCACACCGGGCCCGAGCCCATCGGGCGGCTGCTCGCGCGCCACCCCCGGCTGCGGCTCGTCGTGGCGCACATGGGGATGCCGGAGTACGCCGACTTCCTCGACATCGCCGAGCGGTACGGCGAGGTCAGGCTGGACACGACCCTGATGTTCACCGACTTCTCCGAGGGGCTCGCGCCGTTCCCGCGCGCCGAGCTGCCGCGGCTCGCCGATCTGGGGGGCCGGATCCTGCTGGGGTCGGACTTCCCCAACATCCCGTACGCGTACGTCCATCAGCTGCACGCCCTGGAGCGGCTCGGTCTGGGGGACGACTGGCTGCGCGCGGTCTGCCACGGGAACGCGGCCGGGCTCTTCGGGCTGCCGGCCGGCCGCCTTTAG
- a CDS encoding DUF2797 domain-containing protein: MEWRSAGLSWADSERPVLVWERGDVSPLVVGRRVGFRAVGRRECVGARGNPCPVGAAVPGRATQARCAECARLDRAHSVAADTIADDPRTYRVYLAWFGIGMVKVGITREERGPARLLEQGAVAFVWLGRGPLMAARRAEELLRVALGVPDRISYARKRAVRAALPGADERRHELERMHGFALALEGWPESLERVAPGEHGVGDHGALDHGAVDHGVVDHGEVFGVERLAGVGGFAVTELVEGGEVLGDLVAVAGPDVCLDDGGRLIVLDSRLLRGWRLEGAREAARTTVPVREVPVVQGGLF; the protein is encoded by the coding sequence ATGGAGTGGCGTAGTGCGGGGCTGAGCTGGGCGGACAGTGAACGGCCGGTGCTCGTGTGGGAGCGGGGGGACGTCAGTCCGCTGGTCGTGGGGCGGCGCGTGGGGTTCCGGGCCGTCGGCCGGCGGGAGTGCGTGGGGGCGCGGGGGAACCCCTGTCCGGTCGGCGCCGCCGTGCCGGGGCGGGCGACGCAGGCCCGGTGTGCGGAGTGCGCGCGGCTCGACCGGGCGCACTCGGTGGCCGCCGACACCATCGCCGACGATCCGCGGACCTACCGCGTCTACCTCGCGTGGTTCGGCATCGGGATGGTGAAGGTCGGGATCACCCGCGAGGAGCGCGGCCCGGCCCGGCTCCTCGAACAGGGGGCGGTGGCCTTCGTCTGGCTGGGCCGTGGACCCTTGATGGCCGCGCGGCGGGCCGAGGAGCTGCTGCGGGTCGCACTCGGGGTGCCGGACCGGATCTCGTACGCCAGGAAGCGGGCCGTGCGGGCCGCCCTGCCGGGCGCGGACGAGCGGCGGCATGAGCTGGAGCGGATGCATGGCTTCGCCCTCGCGTTGGAGGGGTGGCCGGAATCGCTGGAGCGGGTCGCGCCGGGGGAGCACGGTGTGGGGGACCACGGAGCCTTGGACCACGGAGCCGTGGACCACGGTGTCGTGGACCACGGTGAGGTCTTCGGGGTGGAGCGGCTCGCGGGTGTCGGCGGGTTCGCCGTGACCGAGCTCGTCGAAGGCGGGGAGGTGCTGGGGGATCTCGTCGCCGTGGCCGGACCCGACGTCTGCCTCGACGACGGCGGGCGCCTGATCGTCCTGGACAGCCGGCTGCTGCGGGGCTGGCGGCTCGAAGGGGCGCGGGAAGCGGCGCGTACGACCGTTCCTGTGCGGGAGGTGCCAGTTGTTCAGGGCGGGCTCTTCTGA